The following are from one region of the Catenulispora sp. EB89 genome:
- a CDS encoding ABC transporter ATP-binding protein: protein MPGPLRLRHLTRRFGALTALDDLTFDVPAGQVTGFLGHNGAGKTTTMRAVFGLTELDSGEVRWDDAPLGQDQRRRFGYMPEERGLYPAMPVGDQLRYLGRLHGLSARAAERAVDTWLERLGLPGRAASKVEELSHGNQQRVQLAAALLHDPDLLVLDEPLAGLDPTGMDAIGEVLVDQARAGKCVLFSSHQLDQVEDLCETVVIIAHGHLVATGTVDELAAGGPRRLVVRVEGDRDATWAKELPGVHISESERGAVRLVLDEETDSDTVLRAAMTAGRVTEFVFERRRLSEVFREAIA, encoded by the coding sequence GTGCCCGGACCCCTGCGACTACGACACCTGACCCGCCGCTTCGGCGCGCTCACCGCGCTCGACGACCTGACCTTCGACGTCCCGGCCGGCCAGGTCACCGGCTTCCTCGGCCACAACGGCGCGGGCAAGACCACGACCATGCGCGCCGTCTTCGGCCTGACCGAGCTGGACTCCGGCGAGGTCCGCTGGGACGACGCGCCGCTGGGCCAGGACCAGCGCCGCCGCTTCGGCTACATGCCCGAGGAACGCGGCCTGTACCCGGCGATGCCGGTCGGCGACCAGCTCCGCTACCTCGGCCGCCTGCACGGCCTCAGCGCCCGGGCCGCCGAGCGCGCCGTCGACACCTGGCTGGAACGCCTCGGCCTGCCCGGCCGCGCCGCCAGCAAGGTCGAGGAGCTGTCCCACGGCAACCAGCAGCGCGTGCAACTGGCCGCCGCCCTCCTGCACGACCCGGACCTGCTGGTCCTCGACGAACCCCTGGCCGGCCTGGACCCGACCGGCATGGACGCGATCGGCGAGGTGCTGGTCGACCAGGCCCGCGCCGGCAAATGCGTGCTCTTCTCCAGCCACCAGCTCGATCAGGTCGAGGACCTGTGCGAGACCGTCGTCATCATCGCGCACGGACACCTGGTCGCGACCGGGACGGTGGACGAGCTCGCCGCCGGCGGCCCGCGCCGCCTCGTGGTGCGCGTCGAAGGAGACCGTGATGCCACGTGGGCCAAGGAGCTGCCGGGTGTCCACATCTCCGAATCGGAGCGCGGCGCCGTCCGCCTGGTCCTCGACGAGGAGACCGACAGCGACACGGTCCTGCGCGCGGCCATGACCGCCGGCCGGGTCACCGAATTCGTCTTCGAACGGCGCCGGCTGTCCGAAGTGTTCCGAGAGGCGATCGCGTGA
- a CDS encoding GlxA family transcriptional regulator, whose product MTADHASAPSPGLRRIAVLVLEGAKPLDVGIPAQVFTTRASMPYEVRVCGAAPGLVTGGDGLAYHVAHGLEAVAWADIVFIPGYRVPDRDDPPPAVVEALIAAHDRGARLAAISTGAFALAATGLLDGRRATTHWHYTRALAQKHPRVHVDENVLFVDEGSVLTSAGAASGIDLCLHILRGDLGVAAANHAARRLVAAPYRSGGQAQYVPRSVPEPLGERFAATREWALHRLDEPLSLESLAEHAAVSARTFSRRFVEDTGYTPMQWVMRARIDLARELLERSQRGIEQIAHDVGLGTGANLRTHFQRILGTTPSEYRRTFTRGE is encoded by the coding sequence ATGACCGCCGACCACGCCTCCGCGCCGTCCCCCGGCCTGCGCCGCATCGCGGTCCTCGTCCTGGAGGGGGCGAAGCCGCTTGACGTCGGCATCCCCGCGCAGGTGTTCACGACCCGGGCCAGCATGCCCTACGAAGTGCGCGTCTGCGGTGCCGCGCCCGGGCTCGTGACCGGCGGCGACGGCCTCGCCTACCACGTCGCTCACGGCCTGGAGGCTGTGGCCTGGGCCGACATCGTCTTCATCCCCGGCTACCGCGTCCCGGACCGCGACGATCCGCCGCCGGCCGTCGTCGAGGCGCTGATCGCGGCGCACGATCGGGGCGCGCGGCTTGCCGCGATCTCCACCGGCGCGTTCGCGCTCGCCGCCACCGGCCTGCTCGACGGTAGGCGCGCCACCACGCATTGGCACTACACGCGGGCGCTCGCGCAGAAGCACCCGCGCGTCCACGTCGACGAGAACGTGCTGTTCGTCGACGAAGGCAGTGTCCTGACTTCGGCCGGCGCCGCCTCCGGGATCGACCTGTGCCTGCACATCCTGCGCGGCGACCTCGGTGTGGCCGCGGCGAACCACGCGGCCCGGCGCCTGGTCGCGGCGCCGTATCGCAGCGGCGGGCAGGCGCAGTACGTGCCGCGCAGCGTGCCGGAGCCGCTGGGGGAGCGGTTCGCCGCGACGCGCGAATGGGCCCTGCACCGGCTCGACGAACCGCTCAGTCTCGAATCCCTCGCCGAGCACGCGGCCGTCTCGGCGCGCACGTTCTCCCGCCGCTTCGTCGAGGACACCGGCTACACGCCGATGCAGTGGGTCATGCGGGCGCGTATCGACCTGGCCCGGGAGCTGCTGGAGCGGTCGCAGCGCGGCATCGAGCAGATCGCGCACGACGTGGGCCTGGGCACCGGCGCGAATCTGCGGACGCACTTCCAGCGCATCCTCGGCACGACTCCGAGCGAGTACCGCCGCACCTTTACGCGCGGCGAGTGA
- a CDS encoding ArgE/DapE family deacylase yields MPPTLTADESAALAALDEPGIATTLRDLIAVPSVTGSAAESELQHTLARRLDGLGLDVDLWPMDLSELRADPGFPGTEAPRQEAWGLVATTPEHADGPTVILQGHVDVVPAGDLALWDGDPFTPRVTGDAATGEVIHGRGACDMKAGLAANLAALAAIRASGVRLRGRLAAHFVVGEEDGGLGAFGTLRRGHTGDACIITEPTSGTLATANAGALTFRIEVPGKATHASTRDVGVSAIDAYLPIHTALARLEARRNDRAALDPLMAEYPIPYALSVGTLQAGGWVSSVPDLLVAEGRLGVRLGEDPAAARADLESGVAEACAQDPWLRNHPAVVTWTGGQFASGRLPADHPLRDLVQTAHADLTGGPRPRERGVPYGSDLRLYSAAGIPTLQFGPGDVELAHSPREQVAVAEIVAVARTLVLTVLRASAL; encoded by the coding sequence GTGCCTCCCACCCTCACCGCCGACGAATCCGCCGCCCTCGCCGCCCTCGACGAACCCGGCATCGCCACCACCCTGCGCGACCTCATCGCCGTCCCCAGCGTCACCGGCAGCGCGGCCGAATCCGAGCTCCAGCACACGCTGGCTCGCCGGCTCGACGGGCTCGGCCTGGACGTCGACCTGTGGCCGATGGACCTGTCCGAACTCCGCGCCGACCCCGGCTTCCCGGGCACCGAGGCGCCGCGGCAGGAGGCGTGGGGTCTGGTCGCGACCACGCCGGAGCACGCCGACGGGCCGACCGTGATCCTGCAGGGCCACGTCGACGTCGTCCCGGCCGGCGACCTCGCGCTGTGGGACGGCGACCCCTTCACGCCGCGCGTCACCGGCGACGCCGCGACCGGCGAGGTGATCCACGGCCGGGGCGCCTGCGACATGAAAGCCGGCCTGGCCGCCAACCTCGCCGCGCTCGCCGCGATCCGAGCCAGCGGCGTGCGCCTGCGCGGACGCCTCGCCGCGCACTTCGTCGTCGGCGAGGAGGACGGCGGACTCGGCGCCTTCGGCACCCTGCGACGCGGCCACACCGGCGACGCGTGCATCATCACCGAGCCGACCTCCGGCACCCTCGCGACCGCGAACGCCGGCGCGCTGACGTTCCGCATCGAGGTCCCCGGCAAGGCCACGCACGCCAGCACCCGCGACGTCGGCGTCAGCGCGATCGACGCCTACCTGCCGATCCACACAGCACTGGCGCGGCTGGAGGCCCGCCGCAACGACCGCGCCGCGCTCGACCCGCTGATGGCCGAGTACCCGATCCCCTACGCGCTGTCCGTCGGCACCCTGCAGGCCGGCGGCTGGGTGAGCAGCGTGCCCGACCTCCTGGTCGCCGAGGGCAGGCTCGGCGTCCGGCTCGGCGAGGACCCGGCCGCGGCGCGCGCCGACCTGGAGTCCGGCGTCGCAGAGGCCTGCGCGCAAGACCCCTGGCTGCGGAACCACCCGGCAGTGGTGACCTGGACCGGCGGCCAGTTCGCCAGCGGCCGGCTGCCCGCCGACCACCCCTTGCGCGACCTGGTGCAGACCGCGCACGCCGACCTCACCGGCGGCCCGCGTCCGCGCGAGCGGGGCGTGCCGTACGGGAGCGACCTGCGCCTGTACTCGGCGGCCGGCATCCCGACGTTGCAGTTCGGCCCGGGCGACGTCGAACTCGCGCACAGCCCGCGGGAGCAGGTCGCGGTGGCGGAGATCGTCGCGGTCGCCCGGACGCTCGTGCTCACGGTTCTGCGCGCGTCCGCACTCTGA
- a CDS encoding sensor histidine kinase → MGSWRLEDHRYVLRGVSATGLAIGGIAISLRTDPHPGRHGAGLVVSVALGALVVGLLGSVVNLEAPVRRLIPLVAVLAAGSFTLLWVQQRGNAGLPGAGTLLLIAAARLFQRPRALAAVTVAVFAVVTAEAQRHTSLAQSAVLCFPIVAVCLMMAMFQRLRDAKCKAQALLAELEQSRDAQARAAAMAERQHLAREMHDVLAHSLSGLMLQLEGARMLARAAPDDPRLPDVVNRAHELAKDGLAEARHAIGMLRGEQLPGPDAIGTLTGQFEQHSGIPCTFAAAGPPRTVPPDARLAVYRVTQEALTNVVKHARAARVEVRMTYAADEVLLSVEDFDCGDGVAARAVVAEAEAATAGAVAGGGTAGVNAAARAGAGAMVSAATADLAPARASVDAAASGGGAGSGASSGARMSSAASMSAGASAGSEASVGAGAVAAHGTPALIPAPATTGYGLTGMRERAELLGGTLSAGATGGGFRVVLRVPV, encoded by the coding sequence ATGGGGAGCTGGCGACTGGAGGACCACCGGTACGTCCTGCGTGGCGTGTCGGCGACGGGACTGGCGATCGGCGGCATCGCGATCTCCCTGCGCACCGATCCGCACCCGGGCCGGCACGGCGCCGGCCTGGTGGTCTCCGTCGCGCTCGGCGCGCTGGTCGTCGGCCTGCTCGGCTCGGTGGTGAACCTGGAGGCGCCGGTACGGCGGCTGATACCGCTGGTCGCGGTGCTGGCGGCGGGCTCCTTCACGCTGCTGTGGGTGCAGCAGCGCGGCAACGCGGGGCTGCCCGGCGCGGGGACGCTGCTGCTGATCGCCGCGGCCCGGCTGTTCCAGCGGCCGCGGGCGCTGGCCGCCGTCACCGTCGCCGTCTTCGCGGTGGTCACGGCCGAGGCGCAACGGCACACGTCGCTGGCGCAGAGCGCGGTCCTGTGCTTCCCGATCGTCGCGGTGTGCCTGATGATGGCGATGTTCCAGCGCCTGCGCGACGCCAAGTGCAAGGCCCAGGCGCTGCTGGCGGAGCTGGAGCAGAGCCGGGACGCGCAGGCCCGCGCGGCGGCGATGGCCGAGCGCCAGCACCTGGCGCGCGAGATGCACGACGTGCTGGCGCACTCGCTGTCCGGGCTGATGCTGCAACTGGAGGGCGCGCGCATGCTGGCCCGAGCCGCCCCCGACGACCCGCGCCTGCCGGACGTCGTGAACCGCGCCCACGAACTGGCCAAAGACGGCCTCGCCGAAGCCCGGCACGCGATCGGCATGCTGCGCGGCGAACAGCTGCCCGGCCCGGACGCCATCGGCACCCTGACGGGCCAGTTCGAACAGCACAGCGGCATCCCCTGCACATTCGCCGCCGCCGGCCCGCCCCGCACAGTCCCGCCCGACGCGCGCCTGGCGGTGTACCGCGTGACGCAGGAGGCGCTGACGAACGTGGTGAAGCACGCGCGCGCCGCGCGGGTCGAGGTGCGGATGACGTACGCGGCGGACGAGGTGTTGTTGTCGGTCGAGGATTTCGACTGCGGGGACGGGGTCGCGGCGCGGGCGGTGGTGGCGGAGGCTGAGGCGGCGACTGCGGGGGCGGTGGCGGGCGGCGGGACAGCCGGCGTGAACGCGGCAGCGAGGGCAGGCGCGGGGGCGATGGTTTCGGCAGCAACCGCTGACCTGGCACCGGCCCGAGCTTCGGTGGATGCAGCGGCGAGCGGCGGAGGTGCGGGCTCGGGGGCGAGTTCGGGGGCGCGGATGAGTTCGGCAGCAAGCATGAGCGCCGGGGCAAGTGCCGGCTCGGAAGCGAGCGTTGGTGCTGGTGCGGTGGCGGCGCATGGAACTCCGGCTCTGATTCCGGCGCCCGCCACGACCGGCTACGGCCTTACCGGCATGCGCGAGCGCGCCGAGCTCCTCGGCGGCACGCTCAGCGCGGGCGCCACCGGGGGCGGGTTCCGGGTCGTGTTGCGGGTGCCGGTGTGA
- a CDS encoding helix-turn-helix domain-containing protein, with protein MSAAKAQPDAILLIGIRHAASLRAALPPAAADFPLARQLLHTVDGPATVGMLAERTDEAVGNVSHHVRVLAEARLVEDVPELARDRRERWWRQTSAEMRWARADFEGSPADAAVADAAGSLMLDRHVAAARSWPARRAGYPEQWREDCAVSAEAWLRLSPDEAREFGAQLIALFDAWSHRPVPDDGQEREPVLAFGHVVPAAP; from the coding sequence TTGTCCGCCGCGAAAGCTCAGCCCGACGCCATCCTCCTCATCGGGATACGCCATGCGGCAAGCCTACGAGCAGCGCTGCCGCCGGCGGCAGCGGATTTTCCGCTCGCACGACAGCTCTTGCACACGGTCGACGGCCCGGCGACCGTGGGAATGCTCGCGGAGCGCACCGACGAGGCGGTCGGCAACGTCAGCCACCACGTGCGCGTGCTCGCCGAAGCCCGGCTGGTCGAGGACGTTCCCGAGCTGGCGCGGGACCGGCGGGAGCGCTGGTGGCGGCAGACGTCGGCGGAGATGCGGTGGGCGCGCGCCGATTTCGAGGGCAGTCCGGCGGATGCCGCGGTCGCCGACGCCGCCGGCTCGCTCATGCTGGATCGACACGTAGCGGCGGCGCGATCGTGGCCTGCGCGCCGGGCGGGGTATCCGGAGCAGTGGCGGGAGGACTGCGCGGTCTCGGCCGAGGCCTGGTTGCGGTTGAGCCCGGACGAGGCTCGCGAGTTCGGGGCGCAGCTGATCGCCTTGTTCGACGCCTGGTCGCACCGGCCCGTGCCCGACGACGGCCAGGAACGCGAGCCGGTCCTGGCCTTCGGCCACGTGGTGCCGGCCGCGCCGTGA
- a CDS encoding response regulator, which yields MRAVIRVLAADDQRVVREGLALVLGLLPGVEVVGTAADGDEAIDMAHRLSPDVVLMDLRMPRRDGVAAIRVLREECPRIKVIVLTTYADDRSVLDALRAGARGYLTKDAGGEQIEQALRDVVDDRSVLDPAVQHHVVDAIAAIAAAPTTTATETQADPPLPAGLTPREAQVLELIARGLANAEIAQRLAVSETTVKSHINHLLPKIGARDRAQAVAFAYQQGLVSSIRDQ from the coding sequence GTGAGGGCGGTGATTCGGGTGCTGGCCGCTGATGATCAGCGGGTGGTGCGGGAGGGGTTAGCGCTGGTTCTCGGGTTGTTGCCGGGGGTTGAGGTGGTGGGGACAGCCGCTGATGGGGATGAGGCGATCGACATGGCGCATCGGCTGAGTCCTGATGTCGTGCTCATGGATTTGCGCATGCCTCGGCGCGATGGGGTGGCGGCGATCCGGGTGTTGCGGGAGGAGTGTCCGCGGATCAAGGTGATCGTGCTGACCACCTATGCCGACGACCGCTCGGTCCTCGACGCGCTGCGCGCCGGCGCACGCGGCTACCTCACCAAGGATGCCGGCGGTGAGCAGATCGAGCAGGCGTTGCGGGACGTCGTCGACGACCGCTCCGTGCTCGATCCGGCGGTGCAGCATCACGTCGTGGATGCCATCGCGGCGATCGCCGCCGCACCGACGACGACAGCGACGGAGACGCAGGCGGACCCGCCGCTGCCGGCCGGGCTGACGCCGCGCGAGGCGCAGGTGCTGGAGCTCATCGCACGAGGCCTGGCCAACGCCGAGATCGCGCAGCGGTTGGCGGTCAGCGAGACGACCGTCAAGAGCCACATCAACCACCTGCTGCCGAAGATCGGCGCCCGGGACCGTGCGCAGGCCGTCGCCTTCGCCTATCAGCAGGGCCTGGTGTCTTCGATCCGCGACCAGTAA
- a CDS encoding ABC transporter permease — protein sequence MKNSLPFVLLAISVTVTAIRVRSRLRARATRDAKSAIGAKDAKPKRPARAWLDSDFITASPRAHELGLVAGRELRERLRGRLFRVGTLLILAAVAAAIVIPTLHKNHPTPQKVGVVSTLTPVVRSAVQAAASAAAAGTGTTATLITEPDAAAARDAVHAGQLTVAVIDDPNQGVSLLVDKSPDSKATSVTAQFVRSLSVVLGEDASFQSAGLSPQQAAQVADTKPLSISSLQPASKKPSGAFSVIGIVLIFMMLTQYNTWTLMGVMEEKSSRVAEVLLSAVRPARLLTGKVLGIGVAAFAQAALIVTFALVLAESVGSTLMRGSGPLAVAASLTWLLLGYAFYSWVYAAAGSLAERRDQVQSLALPLSMPILFGYAISLSTITGGAPSTFYRVLAYLPPTAPFAMPTLVGFGDVAWWQFAASVVISIAATVGVARFAAVVYRRSILRTGRRVGLRDLFGGGRTAFRAAN from the coding sequence GTGAAGAACTCCCTGCCGTTCGTGCTGCTGGCGATCAGCGTCACGGTGACGGCGATCCGCGTCCGGTCCCGCTTGCGGGCCAGAGCCACGAGGGATGCGAAGTCTGCGATAGGCGCCAAAGACGCGAAGCCCAAGCGCCCGGCGCGCGCCTGGCTCGACAGCGACTTCATCACCGCCTCCCCGCGCGCCCACGAACTCGGCCTGGTCGCCGGGCGGGAACTGCGCGAGCGCCTGCGCGGCCGCCTCTTCCGCGTCGGTACGCTGCTGATCCTGGCAGCGGTCGCGGCGGCGATCGTGATCCCGACCCTGCACAAGAACCACCCCACGCCGCAGAAGGTCGGCGTCGTCAGCACCCTGACACCCGTGGTGCGGTCCGCCGTCCAGGCCGCGGCCTCCGCCGCGGCCGCCGGCACCGGGACCACCGCCACCCTGATCACCGAACCGGACGCCGCCGCAGCGCGCGATGCCGTCCACGCCGGCCAGCTCACCGTCGCGGTCATCGACGACCCGAACCAGGGCGTGAGTCTGCTGGTCGACAAGTCCCCGGATTCGAAAGCCACCTCCGTCACGGCGCAGTTCGTCCGCTCGCTGTCCGTGGTGCTCGGCGAGGACGCGTCCTTCCAATCCGCAGGCCTCTCCCCACAGCAGGCAGCGCAGGTCGCCGACACCAAGCCGTTGTCGATCAGCAGCCTGCAACCGGCCTCCAAGAAGCCGTCCGGCGCGTTCTCGGTCATCGGCATCGTCCTGATCTTCATGATGCTGACGCAGTACAACACCTGGACGCTGATGGGGGTGATGGAGGAGAAGTCCAGCCGCGTCGCCGAGGTCCTGCTGTCCGCAGTCCGCCCCGCACGCCTGCTGACCGGCAAGGTGCTGGGCATCGGCGTCGCGGCCTTCGCTCAGGCGGCGCTGATCGTCACCTTCGCCTTGGTCCTGGCCGAATCGGTCGGCTCGACGCTGATGCGGGGGAGCGGACCGCTGGCCGTGGCCGCGTCCCTGACCTGGCTGTTGCTCGGCTACGCCTTCTACAGCTGGGTCTACGCCGCCGCCGGTTCCCTGGCCGAGCGCCGCGACCAGGTCCAGAGCCTGGCGCTGCCGCTGAGCATGCCGATCCTGTTCGGCTACGCGATCTCGCTGTCGACGATCACCGGCGGCGCGCCGTCCACGTTCTACCGCGTCCTGGCCTACCTGCCGCCGACCGCGCCCTTCGCGATGCCGACCTTGGTCGGGTTCGGCGACGTCGCGTGGTGGCAGTTCGCGGCCTCGGTCGTGATCAGCATCGCCGCGACGGTCGGCGTGGCGCGCTTCGCCGCCGTCGTGTACCGGCGCTCGATCCTGCGGACCGGCCGGCGCGTGGGCCTGCGCGATCTGTTCGGCGGCGGCCGCACGGCGTTCAGGGCCGCGAATTAA
- a CDS encoding MFS transporter: MTANIAASDHEHAPLDAPAAGQTGQASRSRWGLLADRNFRLLWSGQTISNAGSSITTVALPLVAVTDLKAGPLAVGLLVAAIWLPWLVFGLPAGVCVGRIPRRALMVLCDLAMALVFITVPIAAACGACGIRRRFSPLLACRSALAADRGRGRIPLRRPRPLPPGHRLVRRRRQPRAHRLSVDRGPLSHSRPACPGRLGGPAGRSGSAGRDPRSLASCSSSSDP; encoded by the coding sequence GTGACCGCGAACATCGCCGCATCAGACCACGAACACGCGCCGCTCGACGCTCCCGCGGCCGGCCAGACTGGCCAAGCAAGCCGCTCCCGCTGGGGCCTGCTCGCCGACCGCAACTTCCGGCTGCTGTGGAGCGGCCAGACGATCAGCAACGCCGGCAGCAGCATCACCACCGTCGCGCTGCCGCTCGTGGCCGTCACCGACTTGAAAGCGGGCCCGCTGGCGGTGGGCCTGTTGGTGGCGGCGATATGGCTTCCGTGGTTGGTGTTCGGTCTCCCGGCCGGGGTTTGCGTGGGGCGAATACCCCGGCGCGCGCTGATGGTCTTGTGCGACCTGGCGATGGCGCTGGTCTTCATCACCGTGCCGATAGCCGCGGCGTGCGGGGCATGCGGGATCCGCAGGCGATTCTCCCCGCTCCTCGCGTGCCGATCAGCGCTCGCTGCGGACCGAGGTCGCGGACGGATTCCGCTTCGTCGTCCGCGACCCCTACCTCCGGGGCATCGCCTCGTTCGCCGCCGCCGCCAACCTCGCGCTCACCGCCTGTCAGTCGATCGTGGTCCTCTATCTCATTCACGACCTGCATGTCCGGGCCGGCTTGGTGGGCCCGCTGGCAGGAGCGGGAGCGCTGGGCGGGATCCTCGGAGCCTGGCGTCCTGCTCTTCGTCATCGGATCCATAG
- a CDS encoding PadR family transcriptional regulator, with product MKPLGRTEPVFLILTALIDEPRHGYGIVQEVRRITDGRVDLRIGTLYGALTRLSDDGLVEPHRDEVENGRLRRYYRLTDAGAAVLAAEASRMAADAAVAISRLKKFTTPARGTGLDSKLDTKGGAI from the coding sequence ATGAAACCACTGGGCAGAACGGAGCCGGTGTTCCTGATCCTCACGGCCCTGATCGACGAACCCCGCCACGGCTACGGCATCGTCCAAGAGGTCCGCCGCATCACCGACGGCCGCGTCGACCTGCGCATCGGCACCCTCTACGGAGCCCTCACCCGATTGTCGGACGACGGCCTGGTGGAACCGCACCGCGACGAAGTCGAGAACGGCCGCCTGCGCAGGTACTACCGCCTCACCGACGCCGGCGCCGCCGTCCTGGCCGCCGAGGCGAGCCGCATGGCGGCCGACGCGGCGGTGGCGATCTCGCGGCTGAAGAAGTTCACGACGCCAGCCCGCGGCACCGGGCTGGACTCGAAGCTGGACACGAAGGGCGGCGCAATATGA
- a CDS encoding PstS family phosphate ABC transporter substrate-binding protein, translated as MRAVAEGPLATVNNWLNQNVVPAGVVTGAVLALGGVLWATLVNRRRLTWSVVYDAPINIDDQDLWTIKSAQTNEGIEVPQLVVLEIRNAGLLEVREEDWDSRLKFAFTGVTVVDLKVRNDSSHRRHGTENTDGVRDRVEKQRSEDRRAAERARKLTARSSDDERRAVEQAELVKLFPKEENRIQLPPFNLNRGASFQVMALLDGPRERNAPIGIVRSGDVTGGRIHRAGGNRRRRTAWQSLVAVVALVAGIGAGVWVSNRALTPRALCASGQLQLEGSTAFAPIATIAKNAYEQQCPNAHISVSPVGSGTGLDQFGTQLGAARELAMVDGPPDTTPAGLTPKPVGVVIFAVVANHDVAGSLTAETVRGLFTGTTPLGTYKLVGRPDGSGTRTAFLDTVAQTRSSVVSDTPCPASDDPGPKPSSCTAATTMQLLAYVNATPGAVGYAEADALPFFPSVDVVALDGRLPTRDDALHHAYPFVATENLFEAANRSDLANDFVGFLTSDAMAGRLHDDGFIPCSEIGGDGRLGDVHLRPG; from the coding sequence GTGAGAGCAGTCGCCGAGGGGCCGCTGGCCACCGTGAACAACTGGCTCAACCAGAACGTCGTGCCCGCGGGGGTGGTGACCGGCGCGGTCCTGGCCCTGGGCGGTGTCCTGTGGGCCACGCTGGTCAACCGGCGCCGGCTGACCTGGTCGGTGGTCTACGACGCGCCGATCAACATCGACGACCAGGATCTGTGGACGATCAAGTCCGCGCAGACCAACGAGGGCATCGAAGTGCCGCAGCTGGTGGTCCTGGAGATCCGCAACGCCGGGCTGCTGGAGGTCCGCGAGGAGGACTGGGACAGCCGGCTGAAGTTCGCCTTCACCGGCGTGACCGTCGTGGACCTGAAGGTCCGCAACGACAGCTCGCACCGGCGGCACGGCACCGAGAACACCGACGGCGTGCGCGACCGCGTGGAGAAGCAGCGCTCCGAGGACCGGCGCGCGGCGGAGCGGGCCCGGAAGCTCACCGCGCGGTCCAGCGACGACGAGCGGCGCGCGGTGGAGCAGGCCGAGCTCGTCAAGCTGTTCCCCAAGGAGGAGAACCGGATCCAGCTGCCGCCGTTCAACCTCAACCGCGGCGCGAGCTTCCAGGTCATGGCGCTGCTGGACGGCCCCCGGGAGCGCAACGCCCCGATCGGCATCGTCCGCTCCGGCGACGTCACCGGCGGCCGCATCCACCGGGCCGGCGGCAACCGGCGCCGCCGCACCGCCTGGCAGTCGCTCGTGGCGGTGGTGGCGCTGGTGGCCGGGATCGGCGCCGGCGTGTGGGTCTCCAACAGAGCCCTGACACCGCGGGCCCTGTGCGCCTCCGGGCAGCTCCAGCTGGAGGGCTCCACCGCCTTCGCGCCGATCGCCACCATCGCCAAGAACGCCTACGAGCAGCAGTGCCCGAACGCGCACATCAGCGTCTCCCCGGTCGGCAGCGGCACCGGCCTGGACCAGTTCGGAACGCAGCTCGGCGCGGCCCGGGAGCTGGCGATGGTGGACGGCCCGCCGGACACGACGCCGGCCGGCCTGACCCCGAAGCCGGTCGGCGTGGTCATCTTCGCGGTGGTGGCCAACCACGACGTGGCCGGCTCCCTGACCGCCGAGACGGTCCGCGGCCTGTTCACGGGCACCACGCCGCTGGGCACCTACAAGCTCGTCGGCCGCCCGGACGGCTCCGGTACCCGCACCGCGTTCCTGGACACCGTCGCGCAGACCCGCTCGAGCGTCGTGAGCGACACCCCTTGCCCCGCGTCGGACGACCCGGGCCCCAAGCCCAGCAGCTGCACCGCGGCGACCACCATGCAACTGCTCGCGTACGTCAACGCCACCCCCGGCGCCGTCGGCTACGCCGAGGCGGACGCGCTGCCGTTCTTCCCCTCGGTGGACGTGGTCGCCCTCGACGGCCGCCTCCCGACCCGCGACGACGCACTGCACCACGCGTATCCCTTCGTGGCCACGGAGAACCTGTTCGAAGCGGCGAACCGCTCGGACCTGGCGAACGACTTCGTGGGCTTCCTGACTTCGGACGCCATGGCCGGCCGGCTGCATGACGACGGGTTCATCCCGTGCTCGGAGATCGGGGGGGACGGACGTCTCGGGGATGTGCACCTGAGACCCGGCTGA